A genomic region of Marinobacter sp. NP-4(2019) contains the following coding sequences:
- a CDS encoding acyl-CoA dehydrogenase: MASAPWDDLLQFDKQLDETERQVRDSIRSFCDQRLMPGIIEANRHEKFDRAIFTDMGELGMLGATLPEEYGGPGLNHVCYGLIAREVERVDSAYRSALSVQSSLVMYPIFSYGQEALKKRILPKLASGEYVGCFGLTEPNHGSDPGGMETRAKKVDGGYLLSGSKMWITNSPIADICVVWGKLDGVVTGFVIEREGAKGLETPKIEGKFSLRASDTGSIFMDEVFVPEENKLEVEGLKGPLSCLTKARYGISWGALGAAEFCWHAARNYTLERQQFGRPLAANQLIQKKLVDMQTEITIGLQAVLQLGRMMDAGVATPDSVSLLKRNNCGKALDIARVARDMHGGNGISDEYHVIRHVMNLEAVNTYEGTHDVHALILGRGQTGIQAFS; this comes from the coding sequence ATGGCTTCCGCACCCTGGGATGACCTGCTGCAATTCGACAAACAACTGGATGAAACCGAGCGTCAGGTCCGGGACAGCATCCGTTCCTTCTGTGATCAACGTCTGATGCCGGGCATTATCGAGGCAAACCGTCACGAGAAATTCGACCGCGCCATCTTCACCGATATGGGCGAACTGGGCATGCTCGGCGCGACCCTGCCGGAAGAATACGGCGGCCCTGGCCTGAACCATGTCTGTTACGGCCTGATTGCCCGTGAAGTGGAGCGGGTGGATTCCGCCTATCGTTCCGCCCTGAGCGTGCAGTCTTCATTGGTTATGTACCCGATTTTCAGCTACGGCCAGGAAGCGCTGAAAAAGCGCATCCTGCCGAAACTGGCCTCCGGCGAATACGTCGGCTGCTTCGGCCTGACCGAGCCCAACCATGGCTCTGATCCGGGCGGCATGGAAACCCGCGCCAAGAAAGTCGACGGCGGCTACCTGCTGAGCGGCTCCAAGATGTGGATTACCAACTCCCCCATTGCCGACATCTGTGTGGTGTGGGGCAAGCTTGATGGTGTAGTGACCGGCTTTGTGATCGAGCGTGAGGGCGCCAAGGGCCTGGAAACACCAAAGATTGAAGGCAAATTCTCACTGCGCGCCTCCGACACCGGCTCCATCTTTATGGATGAAGTGTTTGTACCGGAAGAGAACAAGCTGGAAGTGGAAGGCCTGAAGGGTCCGCTGAGCTGCCTGACCAAAGCCCGCTACGGCATCAGTTGGGGTGCCCTGGGTGCCGCCGAGTTCTGCTGGCACGCTGCCCGCAACTACACCCTGGAGCGCCAGCAGTTCGGCCGCCCGCTGGCTGCCAACCAATTGATCCAGAAGAAGCTGGTGGACATGCAGACCGAAATCACCATCGGCCTGCAAGCTGTGCTGCAACTTGGCCGCATGATGGACGCTGGCGTTGCCACTCCGGACTCTGTGTCCCTGCTCAAGCGCAACAACTGCGGCAAGGCCCTGGACATTGCCCGGGTTGCCCGCGACATGCACGGCGGTAACGGCATCTCCGACGAGTACCACGTGATTCGTCATGTGATGAACCTGGAGGCGGTGAATACCTATGAAGGTACCCACGACGTCCACGCCCTGATCCTGGGTCGTGGCCAGACGGGGATTCAGGCGTTCAGCTGA